The sequence below is a genomic window from Salinisphaera sp. T31B1.
CGGCCGTGAAGACCCAGGAAGGAAAGTGGCGCTGGCTGGCGTCAGAGCTCGAAATACCGCACTCGCAGCGCATCGTTGAAGCGGTTGAGTTCGATCTGCATGCGATCGAGGAATTCGCTCAAGCGATGGCCCGACAGCCGGCTGAAGTCGGCGTTGGACAGTACGCCGATCGCGTCATGCAGCCGATCGGCACAGGCACCCGGCGCGGGCAGTCGGGCCAGGCGTGCCTCGGCCTGGTGCAGACAAAAGCGGGTCGAGCGCGGGAATGCCATATCCGAGAGCAGAAAACGCACCACCGAGGCGCCGCTGACGCGCGAGCGCACGTGCCGACGATACATCTGGAAAGCGCTCAATGATTTGAGCACGCTGATCCACTGCACGGTCTGATACGGCTGCAGATCAGCGTGGTCGTCGATGAGCAGATCGCTGCTGCGTACGTCGATCACACGGGTCGTCATATCGGCCCGTTCGATAGAGAGGCCCAGCCAGAGCATGTCGTAGGCGGCATCGCGGCTCATGCCCGATTCGATCTGGCCGGCGGTCAGGCGCACGGTACGCACCACGCGGTCCATCACCCGGCTGCGTGCCAGCCGTCTTTCGATCTGCTGACCCTCGTCGGCCATGAACAGATGCAATCCATTGACCTCCTCCCACACCTCCCGCGGGATCAGATCGCGCGCACTGCGCAGGTTCTCGCGGGCCATGGCTACCGAACTGGCGATAGACCCGGGATGAACGCGGTCGACGGTGAGAAAGCGCATCACGCTGGTCTCGGTGCCGTCGGGGTAGCGCTGGCCGAACAGATCGTCGGCGCCGACGATCTCTACAAGGGCGCGCCAGTCGAACTCGGTCTGGCGCGGCAGATCCAGCAGCAGCAGGGTGGTCGCGTTGATCAGGCGCGCGCTGGATTCGGCACGCTCCAGATAACGCCCGGCCCAGAACAGGTTCTGTGCAAGTCGTGACAGCATGGTCTCAAGCCCCCTCGGCCGCGTCGTCCTGCACGATCCACGTATCCTTGCTGCCCCCGCCCTGGGAGCTGTTGACCACCAGAGAGCCTTCGCGCAGCGCCACCCGGGTCAGCCCGCCCATGGTCACGAAGCCGGGCCCGCCCGGTCGAGACACGATGAACGGTCGTAGATCGACGTGGCGCGGCGCAGCATGACCATCGATGAGCGTGGGGGCGGTGGATAGATCCAGCGTGGGCTGGGCCATGTAGTTGCGCGGGTTGCGTTTGATCAGGTCGGCGAACTGGGCCCGCTCGGCCTCGGTGGCCCGCGGGCCGATGAGCATGCCGTAGCCGCCGGACTCGTTGGCCGGTTTGACCACGAGTTTGTCCAGATTGTCGAGCACGTAGGCGCGCTGATCGGCGTCCATGCACAGATAGGACGGGACGTTCGGCAGCTCAGCTTCCTCGCCGAGATAGTAGCGAATGATCTCCGGGACGAAGGCATAGACGACTTTGTCGTCGGCCACGCCGGCACCGGGTGCGTTGGCGATCGCCACGTTGCCCGCACGCCAGGCGCGCA
It includes:
- a CDS encoding alpha-E domain-containing protein, whose product is MLSRLAQNLFWAGRYLERAESSARLINATTLLLLDLPRQTEFDWRALVEIVGADDLFGQRYPDGTETSVMRFLTVDRVHPGSIASSVAMARENLRSARDLIPREVWEEVNGLHLFMADEGQQIERRLARSRVMDRVVRTVRLTAGQIESGMSRDAAYDMLWLGLSIERADMTTRVIDVRSSDLLIDDHADLQPYQTVQWISVLKSLSAFQMYRRHVRSRVSGASVVRFLLSDMAFPRSTRFCLHQAEARLARLPAPGACADRLHDAIGVLSNADFSRLSGHRLSEFLDRMQIELNRFNDALRVRYFEL